AGAGGCTGAAGAAGCCCTCCGCTTTCCGTTTTCCTTCCCTGTACTCGTCTCTGAGCAACCGCTTCAGCAGCTTGCCGTTGGGCTCACGGGGCAGCGTGTCGCGGAATTCCAGCGTGCGCGGACACTTGATCGACGACAGCTTGTCACGGCAGAAACTCAGCAACTCCGTGGCCAGTTCCGCGGTGCCCGGCCTGTCCTCACGGGACTGCACGATGGCGTGCACGGATTCCCCCATCTCCTCATTGGGGATGCCGATCACCGCCACGTCGAATACGGCGCGATGTCCCATCAGGGTATTTTCCACCTCCTGCGGGTAGATGTTAACGCCGCCGGAGATGATCATGTTGCTCTTGCGGTCGGTGAGATACAGGTAACCGTCCTCATCCAGCCAGCCGATATCCCCGACACAGGCCCAGCCCTGGTCATTGTGCGCCTCGGCGGTCTTGGACGGATCCTTGTGGTATTCAAACGGGTGGCCACCGGAGAAGTAGATGGCGCCTTCCTGGCCAATGGGCAGCTCCTCACCGGTTTCCTCGTCGACGATATGCAGGGTGCCGTAGATCGCCTTGCCCACGGTACCGGTGTGCTTCTTCCAGTCCTCGCTGTTGGTCATGGTCAGACCGGCGCCCTCGGTGCTGCCGTAGTACTCATAAATCACCGGGCCCCACCAGTCGATCATGGCCTGCTTGGTGGTCACCGGACAGGGCGCCGCCGCGTGCACCGCCATTTTCAGGCTGGAGACGTCATAGCGGCTACGCACTTCCTCGGGCAGGTGCAGCATGCGGTGGAACATGGTCGGCACCCACTGGCTATGGGTGACCTTGTATTTCTGGATGTTTTCCAGTGCCCGCTGCGGATCGAACTTCTCCATGATCACCGCGGTGCCGCCGAGCACCAGCACGCCGCGGGTCCATTTGAGCGGCGCGGCATGGTAATACGGCGCCGGAGACAGGTAGACCATGTCGCCGTTGCCGCCGAACGCCAGTTCGATCAACCCCGCCAGGGTTTCGGTGCTGCCCACCGGCAGGCCGCTGATTTCCGGTTTCACCCCCTTGGGGCGGCCGGTGGTGCCGGAAGAGTAGAGCATGTCGCTGCCTTCCCGGGCGCCGGGCAGCGCCTCCGGAGACTGTCCTGCCATGGCCTGTTCCAGGGATTCACAGCCCGGTAGCGGCTCATCCAGCATGAAGATCTTCGGCGCCAACGGCAGCTCACCAATGGCCTCAACCAGTTCCGGGGTGGCGGTTTGCGCACTGAGGATCACCACCCGGGCCTCGCAATCCTCGAGAATGTAGAGCACTTCTTCCGGCTTCAGCCGGGTACTGACGAAGGTGTAGTAAAGACCGGCGTAATGGCCACCCCACTGGACCGCCGGGCACTCCAGGCGATTTTCCAGCAAACAGGCGATATGATCACCGTAATCCAGTCCTTCGTTCTGCAGCACCCGGGCCAAGCGGTTGGCGAAGGCGTCCAGCTCCGCATAACTCATACTGCGGCCGGTATCCGCGAGAATCACGGCGGGATGATCGGGCTTTACCCGTGCGTGCAGACCCGGATGGCGCAGACTGGCTTCCGTGTTCATGAACCTCTCCTAGCGTTGTTGTTTTTGGATGTCGCCCGGCAGGCGTCAACCCTTGATGTTGCCTGGGAGAAAGCGGCGGGTATTCGTCAGAACCGACTATTTTGTCATGGCCAAACCGATCAGCACCGGACTACACCGAGGCCAGCGCCGGCCGCGACGGCTCGTCCAGATCCGGTAACCAGGACCCTTCCATGAAGGCCCGCAACGGCCGGCTCCAGGTCTCCTCCTCGGCGGTGGCGATGGCGGTGGTCACCGCCGACAACGCTTCCGGCAAGGCCACCGAGTGCAGCGGATAGCGATGGCGGTACTGAAGCACCGTGGATTCCGGCAATACCGCCAGCCCCATACCCGCGCTGACACAGCCCAGAATGGCGTCCAGGCTGCCCAGCTCATGGATCGGCGCCGGGGGCGCGCCCTGCTCCGCCAGCAGCACCGACACCGTCTGCCGGTAACCACAGCCCTGACGGAAAGACAAAAAGGAGGTGCGTGACAATTCCGCCGCGCACGGCACGCCATCGAGCGGCCGGCCACTCACCAATACCAACCGTTCACGGAACACCGGCCTCATGATCAGACCATCGCCGACGTTACCGGCAATCACGAACGCCGCGTCCAGGCGCCCCTCGCGAAGTTCGTCCAGCAAGCAGGCGGAAGGACTGGTGCGCAAATTCAGGGAGACCGCCGGCCAGCGTCGACTGAAAGCGGGCAGCACTTTCGGCAAATGCACGGCGGCGGTGGTTTCCATGCTGCCCAGGCGCAATTCTCCGGTGGGTTCGCCACCGCCCTTGAAGTGGTTGAGCGCCTCATTATGCAAATCACCGATGCGGCGGGCGTATCCCAGCAATTGATGCCCCGCGGACGTGAGCGCCACCGGATTGCGGCGCTCCAACACACGCACGCCCAGCTCGCTTTCCAGCTTCTTGATATGGGCAGTGACGTTGGACTGCACCGTATGCAGGCTCTCGGCGGCGGCACTGAAACTACCGCTCTCCACCACGGCCTGAAAGATTTCCAGGGATCGGATCAGCATGGCCTTCATCCCTCTTCGCGATAATGAAATAGAGTAGCATCTCAATGGATGATAATACCAAGGCCCCAGACCCTTTCGCAGCCGGTTCACCGGGACCGCCGCCTCAACGTATACATGTGACATGTTTCACATTTTTTCCTGGTCGCCTATATTGTTTAAAGCACACCCTTTTCATAACGAGAAAAAATCTCCGATCAGGGCCAACATATCGACAACTTCCGCGCATCCAGCTCGACTGAAGCCGGCACCACGGAGAACCGTTCATTGACCAACGAGCTACTTGGTTTTGTTGGGGAAATCTACGAGGCTTCCTACAACCCGGGGCACTGGGACGCAGTGACTACCGGCCTGTGTCAACTGCTCAATGCCCGTTCCGGAGCCCTCTTTCTGGAAGATCATGAGGGCGGAACCCGTGGCATGATCGGTGCCCACGGCTTGCCCAAACCGGTAAGGGCGGCCTATCGCTTTGGCATATCCCGATACGACTATACGTTTCAACTGCAATACCGCGAGCCGCTGGGCAAGGCCCGCCAGCTTCTCCGGGCGGAAGACGTACGCACCGAGCATCCCTTCTATTACCGGCTGGTTCTCAAACCCAATGACATTGGCTTTCTGGCTACCATGAATGTCTATAACGACGATGAATGGCATGTGGGCATCGGCCTGCACCGCTCTTTTCAGGCCGCGCCGTTCTCCGACGATGACTGCCTGACCTTGCAGCGGCTCTATCCCCATTTCAAAAGAGCGCTGCGCATTCACAAGGAATTCCACCGCCTGCGCTGCCGGCAACAGACACTCGAGTCCGCCTTGGGGCGTTTCATGACCGGACTGATCATCCTGGGACCGGATGGTCTTGTGAACTACTGCAATCCGGTCGCTGAAGCCCTGCTCTCTCGGCACAAGGCATTGACCATCAACAGCAACGGCCAGGCACATGCCCACTATCCTCGGGAAAACCAGCACTTTCAGGCCTTGCTGACCCAACTGGTCACGGCCGACCGACAGGACGTCACCACCCGTAATCAGGCCATTGGTCTCCATCATCCTGACCGGGAACACGCCCTCAACCTGATGCTCGCGCCACTGGAAAACGCCCCGACCAATGAGCCCCAGCCCGCCGGCAGCGTGGCGTTATACCTGTGCGACCCGGATTCCACCTTCAATCTGCCGGCCGAGGCATTGCGCTCCCTGTATGACATGACGCCCACCGAAGCCAGTGTCGCCATGGGCCTTGTCAACGGCCTGTCCACCATGCAGATCAGTGAGCAGCATGGGGTCAGTGTGGAGACCATTCGCAGCCAGCTGAAAAGTATTTACCTGAAAATGGGTGTTAACAAGCAGCAGGATGTGATCCGCACTCTGTTATCCGGCGTCGTGCAGATCAGCTAGCCAGGAGTTAAAACAGTGAAAACGCAAGACCTGACGATGGTTCCCCGGTCGGACCAGGACGCCAGCCTGCCTTTTCCATCACTGGATGGGAACACACTTCAGGCGTACAACAAATTGGTAAGCACCCTGTACCGATGCCTGCACGACAATACCGGCTTTCAGTCTTTCTTCGATGCCTTTCAACAACACTTCAAGGCTTTACAGGGAGGGATTCTCGGGGTTACCTCCAATCCCCAGCGCATGGTGTACGGCTGGACCTTCGGCTACCCGGAAGGGTTCGAGGAGTGGTATATCAACAGCGACTTGCCGGAAAAAGACGAAGCCCTGACCCGCTATGCGCAGCTGCCCCCGCGGCAGTTCGATTCTTTTCTGGGCGGCGATAGCAGCCGCACCATCCTCGACATCCTCGGCCCGGAAAGCAGGGCCTGGGCGGAAGCGGTGGGCATGGGCGACAGCGCCGGCATGCTGGTGACCCGGGAAAACGGCACCAATGTGGTTTTCATGGCCAACCGCCACCAGGATTTCGGGCCTTATACCGATGACGAACTCCTGCAGATGAACCTGCTGGCCCCGCATATCGAAAATGCCGTTGCCCTGCACCTGAAGCTGTACCAGTCAAACAGCGACAACGAAAACCTGGCCATGGCGCTCAACCATGTGAACAAGCCCCTGATGGTATTCAACGCCCTGGGCAACATTGCACAGGCCAACAATGCCGCGAGGGACCTGCTCGACAACACCGGCAACCTCTTCATCGGTGACGACCAGCGCCTGCACAGCAGTGACAGACGCCTGACCCGGAAACTGCATGACGCCATCTCCACTGCCATTGTGCTTTCTCATAAAGGTCACCTGGACACACAAACCCTCTTCATCCAAAACGGTCACGAACGTCTCGCCATTTGCCTGACGCCTCTGGTGGCGAATAGCATCGAACACAATGGCGTGTTGGCGGAATTGTTCAGTTTCGACATCAATCTGGTTCCCGATTTTGGCAAGCTGCAATCGCTGTTCCAGTGTACCCCGGCGGAAGCCGGAGTAGCCGTCGATCTGATCCACGGCCTCAGTGCCAACGAAATTGCCGTGGCAAAAGAAATTTCCATCCATACCGCCCGTCAGCACATCAAAAACTTGCTGGCCAAGAACGGCTACCGCAAACAGACCGAGCTGGTCTCCATGCTGGTGCGGGCCCTGGGGTGAACACAACGCGAACAAGCCCCAAAAACCCGTCACTCCGGGCTCGCCCCGGAGCCTCCATCAACCCATCCCATTCTCTCCAAATGCTCTGCCAGCGGAGGGAGATCCCGGCAAACGCAAAAAGGGGAGACATCGCTCCCCTTTTTACTGGGTACTGACAAGGCGTTACTGGGGAAGAGCCTCGTTTTCGCCAACGGGACTCGCCACATCACTGATGAAAAACCCGAGTAAGCTCTCGGTACCGCCATCAATATGACGGAAATCAACAATCACGGAAGTCGAGTCACGGCCCTTTACGGGCGTAAGCGTCCAACTGCCAGTGGACTGGTCTGGCATGGTTTCCGTGAACATCAGGGTACCGCTTGTCGTGGCTCTCCAAGGCGCATCAATGGTGCTTGATTCTTCGTCCTCGGTACCAGGCGAGAAGGTGAGCGTACCTGTGCCATCCGCGCTGAGATAAATATTGACCTTGTCATTTTCGCCAACCAGATCAATGCTGAAGCCAGTCTCCAATCCTTCGAAGAAGCCGTCTTCCTCACGCTCGACAACAACAGTACTGGCATTCCCGGCGAGGTCCTCCAGCTCCATCCCAAAGCGACCGACACGGCTGAAGGAGAAATCGTTGTCACCATCCGGATGGTGCTCAGTAAAACTCAGATCACCCCATCGCTCCATTGACAGAGAGTAATAAGGCCCTGAGATTTCATCTATCAGGTTCTTGTTATACAGCCCACCTTCACCATCCGTCTCCACAGTTGCAACCGGATCAAAGCTCTCGCCATTGAGCTGGTAAGTACCCCATTCAGAGGACACTTCAACCAATTCCTCACCGCTATAATCCGTCTGGTTATTGTCGTGAACGATGGTGTAGTGGGAATCGTCCAGAATGGTCAGCACATTGAAGCCGTACTCTTCTTCCAGGTACCAGGCCCCGACAAGGGGGTTGTCCGCATCCTTGATGGGGGTAGCGCTGAACGTGTCGCCTTCACCAAGATCAAAGTGCAGTTCATCACCCGCCAATACCAGATCAGCGGTGACTTCGCCCCCATCGCCCTCCCAGGTGAGGCCGCCCTGTCCGTCGGACTCCTCTCTCAGAGTAAAAGTGATTTCACCCGTGCCGGGATTCCAATCGTAGGTTCCCCATTCTGCTGTGGCAGCCCCCTGGTCTTCGTTTCCATAGGAGTGGGAAAGG
This sequence is a window from Alloalcanivorax dieselolei B5. Protein-coding genes within it:
- a CDS encoding acyl-CoA synthetase, with protein sequence MNTEASLRHPGLHARVKPDHPAVILADTGRSMSYAELDAFANRLARVLQNEGLDYGDHIACLLENRLECPAVQWGGHYAGLYYTFVSTRLKPEEVLYILEDCEARVVILSAQTATPELVEAIGELPLAPKIFMLDEPLPGCESLEQAMAGQSPEALPGAREGSDMLYSSGTTGRPKGVKPEISGLPVGSTETLAGLIELAFGGNGDMVYLSPAPYYHAAPLKWTRGVLVLGGTAVIMEKFDPQRALENIQKYKVTHSQWVPTMFHRMLHLPEEVRSRYDVSSLKMAVHAAAPCPVTTKQAMIDWWGPVIYEYYGSTEGAGLTMTNSEDWKKHTGTVGKAIYGTLHIVDEETGEELPIGQEGAIYFSGGHPFEYHKDPSKTAEAHNDQGWACVGDIGWLDEDGYLYLTDRKSNMIISGGVNIYPQEVENTLMGHRAVFDVAVIGIPNEEMGESVHAIVQSREDRPGTAELATELLSFCRDKLSSIKCPRTLEFRDTLPREPNGKLLKRLLRDEYREGKRKAEGFFSL
- a CDS encoding LysR family transcriptional regulator gives rise to the protein MLIRSLEIFQAVVESGSFSAAAESLHTVQSNVTAHIKKLESELGVRVLERRNPVALTSAGHQLLGYARRIGDLHNEALNHFKGGGEPTGELRLGSMETTAAVHLPKVLPAFSRRWPAVSLNLRTSPSACLLDELREGRLDAAFVIAGNVGDGLIMRPVFRERLVLVSGRPLDGVPCAAELSRTSFLSFRQGCGYRQTVSVLLAEQGAPPAPIHELGSLDAILGCVSAGMGLAVLPESTVLQYRHRYPLHSVALPEALSAVTTAIATAEEETWSRPLRAFMEGSWLPDLDEPSRPALASV
- a CDS encoding helix-turn-helix transcriptional regulator — encoded protein: MTNELLGFVGEIYEASYNPGHWDAVTTGLCQLLNARSGALFLEDHEGGTRGMIGAHGLPKPVRAAYRFGISRYDYTFQLQYREPLGKARQLLRAEDVRTEHPFYYRLVLKPNDIGFLATMNVYNDDEWHVGIGLHRSFQAAPFSDDDCLTLQRLYPHFKRALRIHKEFHRLRCRQQTLESALGRFMTGLIILGPDGLVNYCNPVAEALLSRHKALTINSNGQAHAHYPRENQHFQALLTQLVTADRQDVTTRNQAIGLHHPDREHALNLMLAPLENAPTNEPQPAGSVALYLCDPDSTFNLPAEALRSLYDMTPTEASVAMGLVNGLSTMQISEQHGVSVETIRSQLKSIYLKMGVNKQQDVIRTLLSGVVQIS
- a CDS encoding helix-turn-helix transcriptional regulator gives rise to the protein MKTQDLTMVPRSDQDASLPFPSLDGNTLQAYNKLVSTLYRCLHDNTGFQSFFDAFQQHFKALQGGILGVTSNPQRMVYGWTFGYPEGFEEWYINSDLPEKDEALTRYAQLPPRQFDSFLGGDSSRTILDILGPESRAWAEAVGMGDSAGMLVTRENGTNVVFMANRHQDFGPYTDDELLQMNLLAPHIENAVALHLKLYQSNSDNENLAMALNHVNKPLMVFNALGNIAQANNAARDLLDNTGNLFIGDDQRLHSSDRRLTRKLHDAISTAIVLSHKGHLDTQTLFIQNGHERLAICLTPLVANSIEHNGVLAELFSFDINLVPDFGKLQSLFQCTPAEAGVAVDLIHGLSANEIAVAKEISIHTARQHIKNLLAKNGYRKQTELVSMLVRALG